The Pyrus communis chromosome 2, drPyrComm1.1, whole genome shotgun sequence genome includes a window with the following:
- the LOC137726493 gene encoding LOB domain-containing protein 4-like, translating to MKENGSSRKQGAPSPCAACKLLRRRCAQDCVFAPYFPADEPQKFANVHKVFGASNVNKMLQELPEHQRGDAVSSMVYEANARVRDPVYGCVGAISSLQQQIDVLQTQLALAQAEVVHLKVRQTASFSNHGLSPASPSNSRSPSSKFMGSQARPIFDMDMMVDHTSLGMGESMWSC from the exons ATGAAGGAGAATGGCAGCAGCAGGAAACAAGGTGCACCCTCGCCCTGTGCAGCATGCAAGCTTCTCAGAAGAAGGTGTGCTCAGGATTGTGTGTTCGCTCCCTATTTTCCTGCGGATGAGCCCCAAAAGTTTGCTAATGTTCACAAAGTGTTTGGTGCCAGCAATGTCAACAAGATGTTGCAG GAGCTGCCAGAGCACCAGAGAGGAGATGCAGTTAGTAGCATGGTGTATGAAGCAAATGCCAGGGTGCGAGACCCAGTTTATGGGTGCGTTGGGGCAATTTCATCTTTACAACAACAAATTGATGTGCTTCAAACCCAACTGGCTCTGGCTCAGGCAGAGGTGGTGCACCTCAAAGTGCGTCAGACTGCATCATTCTCCAACCATGGGTTAAGTCCGGCTAGCCCGAGTAATAGCAGGTCACCCTCATCTAAGTTCATGGGCTCTCAGGCCCGACCTATTTTCGACATGGATATGATGGTGGACCATACCAGCTTGGGAATGGGAGAGTCCATGTGGTCATGCTaa
- the LOC137725529 gene encoding photosystem I reaction center subunit III, chloroplastic-like — MSLTIPTNLSKPMFQPKLSSPMATKLPRTVVFCSASQNPNPTPEKISTASPMQAFSTALALSSILIGSAPMPAVADISGLTPCKDSKQFAKREKQQIKKLESSLKLYAPDSAPALAIKATIEKTQRRFSNYGKQGLLCGSDGLPHLIVSGDQRHWGEFITPGILFLYIAGWIGWVGRSYLIAIRDDKKPTQKEIIIDVPLATGLVFRGFSWPVAAYRELVNGELVAKDV, encoded by the coding sequence ATGTCTCTCACAATCCCCACAAACCTCTCAAAACCTATGTTTCAGCCGAAACTCAGCTCCCCAATGGCCACAAAGCTGCCAAGAACCGTGGTCTTCTGCTCAGCctcccaaaaccctaaccctacccCAGAGAAAATATCCACTGCATCGCCCATGCAGGCGTTCTCCACTGCACTCGCACTCTCCTCCATCCTCATTGGCTCAGCCCCCATGCCTGCAGTTGCTGACATCTCGGGACTCACCCCATGCAAAGACTCCAAGCAGTTCGCCAAGCGTGAGAAGCAGCAGATCAAAAAGCTCGAGTCCTCACTGAAGCTGTATGCACCCGACAGTGCACCCGCCCTAGCCATCAAGGCCACCATAGAGAAGACTCAGAGGAGGTTTTCCAACTATGGCAAGCAGGGTTTGCTTTGTGGGTCCGATGGGCTCCCCCATTTGATAGTCAGCGGTGACCAGAGGCACTGGGGTGAGTTTATCACGCCTGGTATTTTGTTCCTGTACATTGCTGGGTGGATCGGGTGGGTTGGGAGGAGCTACTTGATTGCCATTAGGGATGACAAGAAGCCGACGCAGAAGGAGATCATCATTGACGTGCCTTTGGCTACTGGCTTGGTTTTCAGAGGCTTCAGCTGGCCTGTGGCTGCTTACAGAGAGTTAGTGAATGGTGAACTTGTTGCCAAGGACGTTTga